A window of Rhinolophus ferrumequinum isolate MPI-CBG mRhiFer1 chromosome X, mRhiFer1_v1.p, whole genome shotgun sequence contains these coding sequences:
- the TCEAL3 gene encoding transcription elongation factor A protein-like 3, which translates to MERLYNENEGKPEDEVNTEDEGKSDEEEKPEVEGKPEHEGQLQDQGQPDDEGQPDDAGKQEKQGKSEDEGKARGEGKSEPQAKPGSEPRAAEKRQAEDYVPQKAKRKTDRGTDDSPKDYQEDLQERHVGSEMRECGDVSRAQEELRKKQKMGGFHWMQRDVQDPFTPKGQRGIRGVKGRGRGQRGLHDIPYV; encoded by the coding sequence ATGGAAAGACTCtacaatgaaaatgaaggaaagccAGAAGATGAAGTAAATACAGAAGATGAAGGAAAGTCAGATGAGGAAGAAAAGCCTGAAGTGGAGGGGAAGCCAGAACATGAGGGACAGCTCCAGGACCAGGGACAGCCAGATGATGAGGGACAGCCAGATGATGCGGGGAAGCAAGAAAAGCAGGGCAAGTCTGAAGATGAGGGAAAAGCACGTGGTGAGGGCAAGTCAGAACCCCAGGCAAAGCCAGGGAGCGAGCCGCGGGCTGCCGAGAAGCGCCAGGCTGAAGATTATGTGCCTCAGAAAGCAAAACGAAAAACAGACAGGGGGACAGACGATTCCCCCAAGGACTATCAGGAGGACTTACAGGAAAGGCATGTGGGCAGTGAGATGAGAGAATGTGGAGATGTGTCAAGGGCTCAGGAAGAGctaaggaaaaaacagaaaatgggtGGTTTTCATTGGATGCAAAGAGATGTGCAGGATCCATTCACCCCAAAGGGCCAAAGAGGTATTAGGGGAGTGAAGGGCAGAGGTAGGGGCCAAAGGGGCTTACATGATATCCCATATGTTTAA